GGTAGAAAGCACCATCTCTCCGGGTGCTACCAAATCCAAATCCGGTCCGTAACTGGCGAAGCCAGAAATCGCTTTAGCGGCGTTTACACTGGAAACCGAAATAACGGTGGAAAGTTTGGCGGGATAGCTCATTATAGGTCCAATATCATTTCCTGAAGATGCTACTAAGGTTACACCCTTATTATAAGCATACTCACAGGCGTCGGCGATGATGGCAGAATAGTTTGGGTCGCCCCAACTCATGTTTACTACATGGCATCCGTTATCGGCGGCATAGATAATGGCAGCGGCGGCATCGTCATCTTGCAAATAGCCGGCATCAGTAGTACGGAAACCAGCTCTTAGTGGCATAATGCTTACATTCCAACAAACTCCGCTAACGCCTATTCCGTTGTTGCCCGAAGCACCTATAATGCCCGAAACATGAGTTCCATGAAAGTTTTCGTCTTCTACATCGTTATCTTGCTCAATAAAATCTCCCAGTGCAATATCTGCCATTTCTGGAGCATCCACAAAATCCCATCCACACCAATCGTCGATGTATCCGTTATTATCGTCATCGATCCCATTTCCCGGAATCTCCACCTGATTGATGTAGACATTATCTGTAATATCCGGATGGTTTATCAGCAGTCCGCTATCGATAACCCCAACAACAATTTGATTGTTTCCCGTGGTATAATTCCAAGCGGCAGGCAAGCTTACCATGTGATGTAGTTGTCGTGAATACAAAGGATCGTTGGGTGCGGCGTGTAGTTTACGGAGATAATTTGGCTCCATGTAGCTGATGCCTGGGAAGCTGAGATGCTTCACATGTTCAAGATCTGGCATATCATTTACGGTGGCGGTAAAATAGCGATTTCCAGGCATACCTTTTATGGGCTTAATACTTTTTAAGCCAACACTACGTAAATAGCTGTCGAACGTGGCAATTCCGGTTTTATTGTCTTTGATGCTAAGGTTTGCTTCAGTTTTAAATATTACAGAACCCGGAACATGGCTTGGTATTGCATAAACAGCATGCACCATGCAGGAAAGGACAAGCAACAACATGGGTTTTATCTGCTGTAGCGTTCTCATGGCAGTAATGGAGCGGTTAGTGTGGGGGAGGGTTAAACTCATATTATGTTAGAAACGATAGCTTAAGCCAAAGCTGTGCACATTCCCCAAGCCTTCTGTGTAGGGTACAAATGCATAATCTACCACAAAATGGGAGACATTGAAACCAATTCCGGCACTAAAATCTGCGCTATCGTGGTTAAATTTGTAGCCAGTACGCAAGTTTATGCGTTTAAGTAGGGTAAGCTCTGTAGCTAAGTGCGTTTGTGGATCCGAATCTGGCGTTATCACGATTCCAGTTTCCAAATTCAAGTATTGTTCACCTAAAGCAAAACCTTTATTGGCGTCCAAGTCAAAGCTGATGGGTAATTTGACTTGCTCGTGATCCATCTTATTACTTAGCCCCAGATTTCTCACCGAGAATGAGAGGCGACTATCCTTAACAAAGGTAAGCGAGCTTATGCCGATATCGGTGCTTAAAGCCAATGAAGAGGCGGTATCTATTTTTTGATAATAAACACCAAGGTTTGCGCCAACATAGATGCTTGGTGTAACACGCAGGGCATAGTTTCCGGTTAAGCCAAGATCTGCCGGGCTATAATAACCAAGGAGTACAGCGCTATCGTCACGTTGCTCAATCTCTCCATAGCTAAGGTTCCTAAGCGCAAAGCCTACGTGGGAAGTGCGGCTGGACCGCGAATACACAAGTGAACTGTAAGCTGTATCGCCAATCCATGTGCTGTGAGAAGCAGAAACTGAATTCTGGACATGCATCATTGCCGATGCCGGTTGCCACAACCATGAGGCAGAGTTTTCCAAGCTGTGTAATCCGCGTCCTGCCAAGGCTTGACTAACCGGATTAACCGGAATATTAAGAAACTTATAGCCGTATTCACCAGCACGATCGGATATACCGGCCGCTACCGTGCAGGCGAGAGTAGCCATCAATAGGATTAGAATATATTGCTTCATGTAAACATGCTCCTTATTACTTTTCAATACCAAAGCGGAGGCTTTTGGTCTGATCGCCGCCCTTAATTACCGCCAAATAGATTCCGCTACCAAGCCTAGAGCTTGGAATGTTGAATATATCTAGGTTACGAAGGTAGGCATAAGCTATTGCTTTATGTTTATAAACCAATTTCCCTGAGATATCGTAGATGGCAAGTTCTATTTCTGCATCTCGAGTGGGCATCACGGAAAGCCTGATTCGTGGTTCGTAAATAGATTTTAACGGATTTGGGAAGAAATACAATTCATTTTCTACAAATAGACTATTGCTCTCATACTGGTTTTGAGAGGTTGAAGCACCACGAGAGGCAGTTCTTTGCAGGTTTCCATATTCGCAGAGCCATCCTTGATCGGCAGTTTGAGGATCGTAATTGGGTAAGGCAGCACGGAAGATTGAGCCATTATCGGTGGCAAGCCATAAATAGTAACTATCATCTGCGCCTTTTGCCACAAAAGGCAAGGTTCTGCCCCGATTAGCAAATGAAGTGGGAAAACCACTCTCGATATGCGAGTTATCATCCCACATTACCAAGCGATTCATACTTAGGGCACTTGCTAGCTCCATTTTTTCATCTCCATCCAAATCTAAAGCTATCGCACCTGCCGAAATTCCATCATCTGTTGCAGCAATATTGAAACTTACTGAGCTCATATCTCCACCTTTGTGGTCGATGATATAAACTCGGGTTGAGGTTCCAATAATGAGATCCAGGGTTCCATTAGAATCCCAATCTTGAATAGTAAGCGGAGCAGAACTACTATCGGCAAAGACAAAGGGAAATCCATCCATCAATACTATGCCATTATCTCTTTGCTCAAAAACATAAACACTGTAAGGGC
This region of Candidatus Cloacimonadota bacterium genomic DNA includes:
- a CDS encoding PorV/PorQ family protein; translation: MKQYILILLMATLACTVAAGISDRAGEYGYKFLNIPVNPVSQALAGRGLHSLENSASWLWQPASAMMHVQNSVSASHSTWIGDTAYSSLVYSRSSRTSHVGFALRNLSYGEIEQRDDSAVLLGYYSPADLGLTGNYALRVTPSIYVGANLGVYYQKIDTASSLALSTDIGISSLTFVKDSRLSFSVRNLGLSNKMDHEQVKLPISFDLDANKGFALGEQYLNLETGIVITPDSDPQTHLATELTLLKRINLRTGYKFNHDSADFSAGIGFNVSHFVVDYAFVPYTEGLGNVHSFGLSYRF